A DNA window from Pseudomonas resinovorans NBRC 106553 contains the following coding sequences:
- the mnmH gene encoding tRNA 2-selenouridine(34) synthase MnmH, with the protein MRPDTSNYREIFLDDLPMMDARAPVEFAKGAFPHTVNLPLMTDIERQKVGTCYKQHGQAAAITLGHQLVQGATKTERIEAWAAFAHANPQGYLYCFRGGLRSQLVQQWLKTEAGIEYPRVKGGYKAMRTFLLETTQQAVEQCDFVLVGGLTGTGKTDVIAQLANSLDLEGHANHRGSSFGKRATPQPAQIDFENALAIDILKKRAAGHGQFVLEDEGRIVGSCSLPLELYQGMQAYPLVWLDDSFEDRVERILRDYVVNLCAEFIAAHGEEHGFARFAARLRQSLANIVKRLGGERHQRMAALMDQALAEQEATGKVELHRGWIEGLLREYYDPMYAFQRESKAARIEFAGEQAAVLEYLRQRRPVGR; encoded by the coding sequence ATGCGTCCGGACACCTCGAACTACCGCGAAATCTTCCTCGACGATTTGCCGATGATGGATGCCCGCGCCCCGGTGGAGTTCGCCAAGGGCGCCTTCCCCCACACGGTGAACCTGCCGCTGATGACCGATATCGAGCGGCAGAAGGTCGGTACCTGCTACAAGCAGCACGGCCAGGCGGCGGCCATCACCCTCGGCCATCAACTGGTCCAGGGCGCCACCAAGACCGAGCGCATCGAGGCCTGGGCGGCCTTCGCCCACGCCAATCCCCAGGGCTACCTCTATTGCTTCCGTGGCGGCTTGCGGTCGCAGTTGGTCCAGCAATGGCTGAAGACCGAGGCGGGTATCGAGTATCCGCGTGTGAAGGGCGGCTACAAGGCGATGCGGACCTTCCTCCTGGAAACCACCCAGCAGGCGGTGGAGCAGTGCGACTTCGTGCTGGTGGGCGGCCTGACCGGCACCGGCAAGACCGACGTGATCGCCCAACTGGCCAACAGCCTGGACCTGGAGGGCCACGCCAACCACCGTGGTTCCAGCTTCGGCAAGCGCGCCACGCCGCAGCCGGCGCAGATCGATTTCGAGAACGCGCTGGCCATCGACATCCTCAAGAAGCGCGCCGCCGGCCATGGGCAGTTCGTGCTGGAAGACGAAGGGCGCATCGTCGGCAGTTGCTCGCTGCCCCTGGAGCTCTACCAGGGTATGCAGGCGTATCCGCTGGTGTGGCTCGACGACAGCTTCGAGGATCGGGTGGAGCGCATCCTGCGCGATTACGTGGTGAACCTCTGCGCCGAGTTCATCGCCGCCCATGGCGAGGAGCATGGCTTTGCGCGCTTCGCCGCGCGCCTGCGGCAGAGTCTGGCCAATATCGTCAAACGCCTTGGCGGCGAGCGCCACCAGCGCATGGCGGCGTTGATGGACCAGGCCCTGGCCGAGCAGGAGGCCACCGGCAAGGTGGAGCTGCATCGTGGCTGGATCGAGGGCCTGCTTCGCGAGTACTACGACCCCATGTACGCCTTCCAGCGCGAGAGCAAGGCCGCGCGCATCGAGTTCGCGGGGGAGCAGGCGGCGGTGCTGGAATACCTGCGCCAGCGCAGGCCGGTTGGACGCTGA
- a CDS encoding bifunctional diguanylate cyclase/phosphodiesterase has product MDWLGLRFGTELPADGQVLLACTHNSWLVLLAFLVASGAGYCAFDMAERVAHAQQPEIRRRWTWLGACCLGGGIWAMHFIAMLAFEAPIAIDYDIPTTALSLLLVLAVSLVGMHTLGRPSAEPRHYFAAALTVGFGIAAMHYSGMAAIRSVATQYYHPGMVAISLGVAIAASLAAMLLSSFFRERSDSHKLLKIPASLAMGGAICSMHFTGILALQLAVPAGTELHLERADNALQLGLSLAVIAGIVLVFAFCVVWTDKKLQGKERDLLHVSNLLRELEQVKVKLQNVAHYDALTNLPNRRAFNEFFAEKLKSHAEHRQSMAVMFLDVDHFKRINDSLGHDAGDELLKVVADRVRGVLRREDVIARLGGDEFCVLASLVNLSEARALSQRIMQRMMEPITLAGRNVTMTTSIGISLYPDDGETCEELLKHADLALYQAKGSGRNNLHFFSRHLKHKATFELQLEEELHNCLARDQGLFLAYQPILDLHTGQVTKLEALVRWQHPQLGLLPPDRFIGVAEANGFIAKLDAWVLRSACRDLASLAAQGFHDLRVAVNCSALNLSRDELPDEVESALRESGIRAQRLELEVTENALMRNVNQALLLLERIRGLGVSISIDDFGTGYSSLAYLKRLPLDTLKVDRSFVMDIPGTRAGMEIVQAIIVMAHTLQLQVVAEGVETREQLEFLRAHGCDFIQGYLLSRPQPLAVIEEFLRHPHGLGASNVLPLRPADSNPA; this is encoded by the coding sequence ATGGACTGGTTGGGCCTGCGTTTCGGTACCGAACTCCCCGCTGACGGCCAGGTACTGCTGGCCTGCACGCACAATAGCTGGCTGGTGCTGCTGGCCTTCCTGGTCGCTTCGGGAGCCGGTTACTGCGCCTTCGACATGGCCGAACGGGTGGCCCATGCCCAGCAGCCGGAAATCCGTCGACGCTGGACCTGGCTCGGCGCCTGTTGCCTGGGCGGCGGCATCTGGGCGATGCACTTCATCGCCATGCTGGCCTTCGAGGCGCCGATCGCCATCGACTACGACATCCCCACCACCGCCCTCTCCCTGTTGCTGGTGCTGGCCGTCTCGCTGGTGGGCATGCACACCCTTGGCCGCCCCAGCGCGGAACCGCGCCACTACTTCGCCGCCGCGCTGACCGTCGGTTTCGGCATCGCGGCCATGCACTACTCCGGCATGGCCGCGATCCGCTCGGTGGCGACCCAGTACTACCACCCCGGCATGGTCGCGATTTCTTTGGGCGTCGCCATCGCCGCCAGCCTGGCGGCCATGCTGCTGTCGAGCTTCTTCCGCGAACGCAGTGACAGCCACAAGCTGCTCAAGATCCCCGCCAGCCTGGCCATGGGCGGCGCCATCTGCAGCATGCACTTCACCGGCATCCTGGCCCTGCAACTGGCGGTTCCGGCAGGTACCGAACTGCACCTGGAGCGAGCCGACAACGCCTTGCAACTGGGCCTTAGCCTGGCGGTGATCGCCGGCATCGTGCTGGTCTTCGCCTTCTGCGTGGTCTGGACCGACAAGAAGCTCCAGGGCAAGGAGCGCGACCTGCTGCATGTCAGCAACCTGCTGCGGGAGCTGGAGCAGGTGAAGGTCAAGCTGCAGAACGTCGCCCATTACGACGCCCTGACCAACCTGCCCAACCGCCGCGCCTTCAACGAATTTTTCGCCGAGAAGCTGAAAAGCCACGCCGAGCACCGGCAATCCATGGCGGTCATGTTCCTCGACGTGGACCACTTCAAGCGCATCAACGACAGCCTCGGCCACGACGCCGGCGACGAGCTGCTCAAGGTGGTCGCCGACCGGGTACGCGGCGTACTGCGTCGCGAGGACGTGATCGCCCGCCTCGGCGGCGACGAGTTCTGCGTGCTCGCCAGCCTGGTCAACCTGAGCGAAGCCAGGGCGCTGTCCCAGCGCATCATGCAGCGGATGATGGAACCCATCACCCTGGCTGGGCGCAATGTCACCATGACCACCAGCATCGGTATCAGCCTCTACCCCGATGACGGCGAGACCTGCGAGGAACTGCTCAAGCACGCCGACCTCGCGCTCTACCAGGCCAAAGGCAGCGGGCGCAACAACCTGCATTTCTTCAGCCGCCACCTCAAGCACAAGGCCACCTTCGAGCTGCAACTGGAAGAAGAACTGCACAATTGCCTGGCCAGGGACCAGGGCCTGTTCCTCGCCTACCAGCCCATCCTCGACCTTCACACAGGCCAGGTGACCAAACTGGAAGCCCTGGTGCGCTGGCAGCACCCGCAGCTCGGCCTGTTGCCGCCGGACCGCTTCATCGGCGTAGCCGAAGCCAATGGCTTCATCGCCAAACTGGATGCCTGGGTGCTGCGCAGCGCCTGCCGCGACCTGGCCAGCCTGGCCGCCCAGGGCTTCCACGACCTGCGGGTGGCGGTGAACTGCTCGGCGCTGAACCTCAGTCGCGACGAGCTGCCGGATGAGGTGGAGAGCGCCCTGCGGGAGTCAGGCATACGTGCGCAGCGGTTGGAGCTGGAGGTGACCGAGAACGCCCTGATGCGCAACGTCAACCAGGCCCTGCTGCTGCTCGAACGCATCCGCGGCCTGGGTGTGAGCATCTCCATCGACGACTTCGGCACCGGCTACTCATCCCTGGCCTATCTCAAGCGCCTGCCGCTGGACACGCTTAAGGTCGACCGCTCCTTCGTGATGGACATTCCCGGCACCCGCGCCGGCATGGAAATCGTCCAGGCCATCATCGTCATGGCCCACACCCTGCAACTGCAGGTAGTGGCCGAAGGGGTGGAGACCCGCGAGCAGCTCGAATTCCTTCGCGCCCACGGCTGCGACTTCATCCAGGGCTACCTGCTGAGCCGCCCGCAGCCGCTGGCGGTGATCGAAGAGTTCCTGCGCCATCCCCATGGGCTGGGCGCAAGCAATGTGCTGCCGTTGCGCCCGGCGGACTCGAATCCGGCCTGA
- a CDS encoding MFS transporter — protein sequence MQQSPQAANAWRVLFLLFLANLFNFFDRTIPAIIIEPVRHEWSLSDFQLGLIGTAFTLVYAIAGVPLGRMADTGARRKIMGWGLAVWSGLTAVNGLAWNFWSFLLIRMGVGIGEASYAPAANSLIGDLFPAHKRARAMGIFMLGLPLGLVLAFFTIGAMVKAFDSWRAPFFIAAVPGLILAIFMFFIKEPPRGAAESVQMTLAPVDKPLRRVLAIRTFWWLTLAGLTFNFATYATNSFMVPMLQRYFLLPLEQAAIATGIITGLTGLVGLTLGGWAADKVHQRSERGRLLLAAFSMLIAAVCTGYALLAGRVEIAVFVGVFSIGWLFAYNFYTCVYTAIQDVVEPRLRATAMALFFAGLYLLGGGLGPVVVGLLSDHYSQAAMLAAGASEMNESYKAVGLHNALYLVPVALTLTMLSLFQAARCFVRDAANMREGMAAAAA from the coding sequence ATGCAGCAATCCCCTCAAGCGGCCAATGCCTGGCGCGTGCTCTTCCTGCTGTTCCTGGCGAACCTGTTCAATTTCTTCGACCGGACCATCCCGGCCATCATCATCGAGCCGGTGCGCCATGAGTGGAGCCTGAGCGACTTCCAGCTGGGCCTGATCGGTACCGCCTTCACCCTGGTCTACGCCATCGCCGGTGTGCCCCTGGGGCGCATGGCCGACACCGGCGCGCGCAGGAAGATCATGGGCTGGGGCCTGGCGGTGTGGAGCGGGCTTACTGCGGTGAACGGCCTGGCCTGGAACTTCTGGAGCTTCCTGCTGATACGCATGGGGGTGGGCATCGGCGAGGCCAGTTACGCGCCGGCGGCCAACTCGTTGATCGGTGACCTGTTCCCCGCCCACAAGCGCGCCCGCGCCATGGGCATCTTCATGCTCGGCCTGCCGCTGGGCCTGGTCCTGGCCTTCTTCACCATCGGTGCCATGGTCAAGGCATTCGACAGCTGGCGCGCGCCTTTCTTCATCGCCGCCGTGCCGGGGCTGATCCTGGCGATCTTCATGTTCTTCATCAAGGAACCGCCCCGTGGCGCCGCCGAGAGCGTGCAGATGACCCTCGCACCGGTGGACAAGCCGCTGCGCCGGGTCCTGGCGATCCGCACCTTCTGGTGGCTGACCCTGGCCGGCCTGACCTTCAACTTCGCCACCTACGCCACCAACTCCTTCATGGTGCCGATGCTGCAGCGCTACTTCCTGCTGCCCCTGGAGCAGGCCGCGATCGCCACCGGCATCATCACCGGCCTGACCGGACTGGTGGGCCTGACCCTGGGTGGCTGGGCGGCGGACAAGGTGCACCAGAGGTCCGAGCGTGGCCGCCTGCTGCTGGCCGCCTTCAGCATGCTGATTGCGGCGGTCTGCACCGGCTACGCGCTGCTGGCCGGGCGCGTCGAGATCGCCGTGTTCGTGGGCGTGTTCAGTATCGGTTGGCTGTTCGCCTACAACTTCTATACCTGTGTCTACACCGCGATCCAGGACGTGGTGGAGCCGCGCTTGCGGGCCACCGCCATGGCGCTGTTCTTCGCCGGCCTCTACCTGCTCGGTGGCGGCCTCGGCCCGGTGGTGGTGGGGCTGCTGTCGGACCACTACTCCCAGGCGGCGATGCTGGCGGCCGGCGCCAGCGAGATGAACGAGTCCTACAAGGCGGTGGGCCTGCACAACGCCCTGTACCTGGTGCCGGTGGCGCTGACCCTGACCATGTTGTCGCTGTTCCAGGCTGCGCGCTGCTTCGTGCGCGATGCCGCGAACATGCGCGAGGGGATGGCGGCCGCGGCGGCCTGA